Proteins co-encoded in one Gouania willdenowi chromosome 1, fGouWil2.1, whole genome shotgun sequence genomic window:
- the LOC114464510 gene encoding ribosomal protein S6 kinase beta-2-like — MAGVFDIDLETEDVSEEEDVCNYSNPEPEHVQTEEVELTSDSVNRDSERVGPDCFELLTVLGKGAYGKVFQVRKVQGSQTGKIFAMKVLKKAKIVRNAKDTAHTRAEREILETVRHPFIVDLLYAFQTGGKLYLILECLSGGELFMQLEKEGIFMEDTACFYLGEITLALGHLHSNGIIYRDLKPENIMLDHHGHIKLTDFGLCKESIHDGSVTHTFCGTIEYMAPEILTRSGHNRSVDWWSLGALMYDMMTGSPPFTAENRKKTIDKILKCKINLPPYLTIDARDLIKKLLKKNSAQRLGSGKADCADIQKHPFFRHIEWEELLNRKMEPPYKPQLLSDEDVSQFDSRFTRQTPVDSPDDARLSHSAELAFAGFTYVAPSVLESLKEGFSFEPRTRHVRRHSPRTPISPLTFSAAGPFKSGLDADVFPPPVAPPTSPPVVPTENGAASRPIKTPARNKKQNGLRS; from the exons ATGGCAGGAGTGTTCGACATCGACCTGGAGACGGAGGACGTCAGTGaggag gaggaCGTGTGTAACTACAGTAATCCTGAACCTGAGCA TGTCCAGACGGAGGAGGTGGAGCTCACCAGTGACAGCGTCAACAGAGACAGTGAGAGAGTCGGACCAGACTGCTTTGAGCTGCTCACCGTGCTGGGAAAAGGAGCGTATGGAAAG GTTTTCCAGGTGAGGAAGGTTCAGGGTTCTCAGACTGGGAAGATCTTCGCCATGAAAGTCCTAAAAAAG GCAAAGATCGTGCGAAACGCCAAAGACACGGCTCACACACGAGCCGAACGTGAAATCCTGGAGACGGTGAGGCACCCGTTCATCGTGGATCTGCTCTACGCCTTCCAGACCGGAGGAAAACTCTACCTGATCCTGGAGTGTCTGAGCG GGGGAGAGCTGTTCATGCAGCTAGAGAAAGAAGGAATCTTCATGGAGGACACGGCCTG TTTCTATCTAGGAGAGATCACTCTGGCTCTGGGTCATCTTCACTCTAACGGGATCATTTACAGAGACCTGAAGCCTGAGAACATCATGCTGGATCACCATG GTCATATCAAACTCACTGACTTTGGCCTATGTAAAGAGTCGATTCACGATGGCTccgtcacacacacattctgtgGAACCATCGAGTAcat GGCTCCAGAGATCCTGACCCGGTCGGGTCACAACAGATCAGTTGATTGGTGGAGCCTGGGGGCTCTGATGTACGACATGATGACTGGATCG CCTCCGTTCACCGCTGAGAACAGAAAGAAAACCATCGACAAAATCCTCAAATGTAAAATCAACCTTCCTCCATATCTGACCATCGACGCCAGAGACCTGATCAaaaag CTGCTGAAGAAGAATTCAGCTCAGAGACTCGGATCTGGAAAAGCTGACTGTGCTGATATACAG AAACATCCGTTCTTTAGACACATcgagtgggaggagcttctgAACAGGAAGATGGAGCCTCCGTACAAACCTCAGCTG CTCTCAGACGAGGATGTGAGTCAGTTTGATTCTCGTTTCACTCGTCAGACTCCAGTCGATAGTCCTGACGACGCCAGACTGAGCCACAGCGCTGAGCTCGCCTTCGCT GGCTTCACCTACGTGGCTCCGTCCGTTCTGGAAAGTCTGAAGGAAGGATTCTCCTTTGAGCCTCGAACGCGACACGTACGACGACACAGCCCACGCACACCCAttag TCCTCTGACTTTCTCTGCTGCCGGTCCTTTTAAATCCGGATTGGATGCTGACGTTTTCCCGCCTCctgtggctccgcccacctcgCCACCTGTCGTACCCACCGAGAACGGTGCTGCGAGTCGGCCAATCAAAACACCGGCCAGGAACAAGAAGCAGAACGGCCTTCGCTCGTGA